In Clarias gariepinus isolate MV-2021 ecotype Netherlands chromosome 9, CGAR_prim_01v2, whole genome shotgun sequence, a single window of DNA contains:
- the LOC128530254 gene encoding tripartite motif-containing protein 16-like, whose translation MAEAVLAMQDSFCCPVCLDLLVDPVTIPCGHSYCRSCIIGCWHHKEDYVCPQCREKFTLRPVLRKNTMLAKLVETLRDTRLQSARVGVSHTQSGDVECDVCSEEKRKAVKSCMVCLASYCGAHIQTHYDSPALKKHLLVEATINLQQRICSQHGKLLEIFCRTDQKFICCLCVMDEHGGHKTVLPQAERAEKQKQFVETQREYMQRIQQREKKVHELKQDMESLRVSAQAAVKESEMLFTDLIQSIEKRRVEVKELIQAQEKAGLTVVEELIENLEQELADLRERNAELEKLSHTDDHIHFLQSFQSLCVPFGSGDFPRFMISPQFSIDELRQAVSGMTEQVEKLYKRQLVKSGDHSALLPEPKTREDFMKYFCQLTLDPNTAHRRLCLSEENRRVTVTRQARNPPDHPERFDLVQQVLCKEMLSGRCYWEVEQVSKHNSTIAVSYKSINRKGKSNESSFEQNDKSWCFTCFKSNYFFRHNNKEIEVPMESSCSRIGVYLDHGAGALAFYSVSGDLTMTLLHKVHTTFTQPLCAGFQIYGYNDYFQLCHPGL comes from the exons ATGGCAGAAGCCGTTCTAGCCATGCAGGACTCATTCTGCTGTCCAGTCTGCCTGGATCTCCTAGTGGACCCGGTGACGATCCCGTGTGGACACAGTTACTGCCGGAGCTGTATTATTGGCTGCTGGCATCATAAGGAAGATTACGTTTGTCCCCAGTGCAGAGAGAAGTTCACACTGAGGCCCGTCCTCAGGAAGAACACCATGCTGGCTAAACTGGTCGAGACCCTGAGGGACACGAGGCTTCAGTCTGCTCGTGTCGGTGTGTCTCACACTCAGTCTGGGGACGTAGAGTGCGATGTCTGCTCTGAGGAGAAGCGCAAAGCCGTCAAGTCCTGCATGGTGTGCCTGGCCTCCTACTGTGGAGCTCACATCCAGACTCATTACGATTCTCCTGCGCTGAAGAAACATCTACTGGTCGAGGCGACCATCAATCTTCAGCAGAGGATCTGCTCTCAGCACGGCAAGCTCCTGGAGATTTTCTGTCGCACCGATCAGAAGTTCATCTGCTGCTTGTGTGTGATGGATGAACATGGTGGTCATAAGACAGTCTTACCTCAAGCAGAACGAGCTGAGAAACAG AAACAGTTTGTTGAGACCCAGAGAGAGTACATGCAGAGAATCcaacagagagagaagaaagtACATGAGCTGAAACAGGATATGGAGTCTCTCAGG GTTTCTGCACAGGCGGCTGTTAAAGAAAGCGAGATGCTCTTCACCGATCTGATTCAGTCCATCGAGAAAAGGCGTGTGGAGGTAAAGGAACTGATCCAGGCACAGGAGAAAGCTGGATTGACTGTGGTTGAGGAGCTGATAGAGAACCTGGAGCAGGAGCTCGCTGATCTGAGGGAGAGAAACGCTGAGCTGGAAAAGCTTTCACACACTGACGACCACATCCATTTCCTCCAG AGTTtccagtctctctgtgtccccTTTGGATCTGGGGATTTTCCCAGGTTTATGATCAGTCCTCAGTTTTCCATAGACGAGCTGAGGCAAGCTGTGTCTGGAATGACGGAACAAGTGGAAAAGCTGTATAAGCGCCAGTTAGTCAAGTCTGGAG ACCACAGTGCCTTGTTACCTGAACCGAAGACCAGAGAAGACTTTATGAAAT ATTTCTGTCAGCTGACTCTGGATCCAAACACGGCCCACCGTCggctctgtctgtctgaagagaacagaagagtGACGGTGACCCGACAGGCTCGAAACCCTCCGGATCACCCCGAGAGATTCGACCTGGTACAGCAGGTTCTGTGCAAAGAGATGCTTTCGGGCCGCTGTTACTGGGAGGTCGAGCAGGTTAGCAAGCACAACTCCACCATCGCAGTTTCTTATAAAAGCATCAACAGGAAAGGCAAAAGCAACGAGTCCAGCTTCGAGCAAAACGACAAGTCCTGGTGTTTCACTTGCTTCAAGTCGAATTATTTCTTCCGACACAATAACAAAGAGATTGAGGTCCCCATGGAGTCGAGCTGCTCCAGAATAGGGGTGTATCTGGATCACGGGGCAGGAGCTCTGGCCTTCTACAGCGTCTCAGGCGACCTCACTATGACTCTCCTCCACAAAGTCCACACCACGTTCACTCAGCCGCTCTGTGCTGGATTTCAGATTTATGGTTATAATGACTATTTTCAATTATGTCATCCTGGTCTATAA
- the zgc:152830 gene encoding putative aminopeptidase W07G4.4 encodes MALSVQPVQWTPDYKDKNFDGILLVTQNFDSLPSELDGLKDPLQDYSAVDSALKDDVVILKVVGLPGDRLVFAPTGPLNRDYDDIRRFSDAAEKGIKRAMKAGMQRPLLVCPPHSAHKKNTLVALLGALHALYLPLELREVKKSPHKVTVLGVWVKDKAQGEDITKLATALESGRVVYRDIGGSDPERMAAPRVAEYVQEVFKNSNVQVKVESDSRVLEKEYPCLGAVNRCANAVPRHQARVIHLNYCGEGPIQQTLMLVGKGITYDTGGADIKAGGFMAGMHRDKCGSAVVAGFFQILALLKPKHLKVVGSMAMVRNSVGSDCYVADELIVSRAGRRVRVGNTDAEGRMVMVDLLCEMKEKAVNEVSPHLFTIATLTGHAIRAMGPNYSIIMDNGAAHREDNALKWQKAGEVLGDMFEVSTIRRDDYEFHKGKSEYEDILQCNNLPSSATPRGHQTPAAFLIMTSGLDQHGVDSAKPLPYSHIDIAGSSGPFPGVPTGAPLLAMATKYILQN; translated from the exons TGTGCAGCCTGTTCAGTGGACCCCTGACTACAAGGACAAAAA TTTCGATGGCATCCTTTTGGTAACCCAGAACTTTGATAGCCTTCCCAGTGAGCTGGATGGACTGAAAGATCCTCTGCAGGATTATAGTGCT GTGGACAGCGCGCTGAAAGACGACGTGGTCATCCTGAAGGTTGTGGGTTTGCCCGGAGACAGGCTGGTGTTCGCTCCTACAGGACCGCTCAACCGAGACTACGACGACATCAGGCGCTTCAGCGACGCCGCCGAGAAAGGCATCAAGAG GGCGATGAAGGCGGGCATGCAGCGCCCCCTGCTGGTGTGTCCTCCACATAGCGCTCACAAGAAGAACACCTTAGTGGCACTCCTGGGAGCTTTACACGCTCTGTACCTG CCCTTGGAGCTGCGAGAGGTGAAGAAGTCTCCCCATAAAGTGACAGTGCTGGGCGTGTGGGTGAAGGACAAAGCTCAGGGCGAGGACATCACCAAGCTGGCCACGGCTCTGGAGAGCGGGAG GGTGGTGTATCGGGACATCGGGGGCTCTGATCCAGAGCGTATGGCTGCACCGCGCGTAGCCGAATATGTGCAGGAAGTGTTCAAGAACTCCAATGTGCAG GTGAAGGTGGAGAGTGATTCGAGGGTCCTGGAGAAGGAGTACCCGTGCCTGGGTGCGGTGAATCGCTGTGCTAACG ctGTGCCACGTCATCAGGCCCGAGTGATTCACCTGAACTACTGTGGGGAAGGACCCATTCAGCAGACGCTTATGCTAGTGGGCAAG GGAATCACCTATGACACCGGTGGAGCCGACATCAAGGCCGGAGGTTTCATGGCTGGCATGCACAGGGACAAGTGTGGCTCTGCTGTTGTAGCGGGCTTcttccag ATCCTGGCCCTGCTCAAGCCCAAGCACCTGAAGGTTGTCGGCTCCATGGCGATGGTGCGCAACAGTGTCGGCTCAG actgCTACGTGGCTGATGAGCTGATTGTATCTCGAGCTGGACGCCGAGTGCGTGTTGGAAACACTGATGCTGAGGGACGCATGGTTATGGTGGACCTGCTCTGTGAGATGAAAgaaaag GCGGTAAACGAGGTCTCTCCACATCTCTTCACCATCGCCACACTGACCGGTCACGCCATCAGAGCCATGGGACCCAATTACTCT ATCATTATGGACAATGGAGCTGCACATCGGGAAGACAACGCCTTGAAGTGgcagaaag cGGGTGAGGTACTGGGCGACATGTTCGAAGTGTCCACTATCCGCAGAGACGATTACGAGTTCCACAAAGGGAAGTCCGAGTACGAGGACATCCTCCAGTGTAACAACCTGCCTTCGTCTGCCACGCCCCGCGGACACCAGACTCCTGCAGCCTTCCTCATCATGACCTCTGGCCTGGACcag catGGTGTGGACTCTGCCAAGCCCCTCCCCTACTCCCATATCGACATCGCTGGTTCCAGCGGTCCTTTCCCGGGAGTCCCCACTGGAGCTCCTCTTCTCGCCATGGCAACCAAATACATCCTCCAGAACTGA